Proteins encoded by one window of Lathyrus oleraceus cultivar Zhongwan6 chromosome 1, CAAS_Psat_ZW6_1.0, whole genome shotgun sequence:
- the LOC127080323 gene encoding 26S proteasome non-ATPase regulatory subunit 14 homolog: MERLQRMFAGAGGALGHPPPDSPTLDSSEQVYISSLALLKMLKHGRAGVPMEVMGLMLGEFVDEYTVRVVDVFAMPQSGTGVSVEAVDHVFQTNMLDMLKQTGRPEMVVGWYHSHPGFGCWLSGVDINTQQSFEALNQRAVAVVVDPIQSVKGKVVIDAFRLINPQTMMLGQEPRQTTSNLGHLNKPSIQALIHGLNRHYYSIAINYRKNELEEKMLLNLHKKKWTDGLTLRRFDTHSKTNEQTVQEMLSLATKYNKAVQEEDELPPEKLAIANVGRQDAKKHLEEHVSNLMSSNIVQTLGMMLDTVVF, encoded by the exons ATGGAAAGGCTTCAACGAATGTTCGCCGGTGCAGGTGGAGCCCTAGGTCATCCACCTCCAGATTCCCCAACCCTAGATTCCTCCGAGCAAGTCTACATCTCATCCCTCGCTCTTCTCAAGATGCTTAAACACG GTAGGGCTGGTGTTCCCATGGAGGTTATGGGTTTAATGCTTGGAGAATTCGTGGATGAGTATACCGTACGTGTTGTTGATGTGTTTGCAATGCCACAGAGTGGAACTGGTGTTAGTGTTGAAGCTGTTGATCATGTTTTTCAGACTAATATGCTTGATATGCTTAAACAAACTGGACg ACCTGAGATGGTTGTTGGTTGGTACCATTCACATCCTGGATTTGGATGTTGGTTGTCTGGTGTTGACATCAATACACAGCAG AGTTTTGAGGCTTTGAATCAGCGAGCAGTGGCTGTAGTTGTGGATCCAATCCAAAGTGTTAAAGGCAAAGTGGTGATTGATGCTTTTCGATTGATCAATCCACAGACAATGATGCTTGGGCAAGAACCAAGGCAGACAACATCCAATCTGGGGCATCTGAATAAACCATCCATTCAG GCTTTGATCCATGGGTTGAACCGGCATTATTATTCCATAGCCATCAATTACAGGAAAAATGAACTTGAGGAGAAGATGTTGCTTAATCTTCACAAGAAGAAATGGACCGATGGTTTGACACTTAGGCGATTTGATACACATTCCAAAACTAATGAACAGACTGTTCAG GAAATGCTGAGCTTAGCTACCAAATACAACAAGGCTGTCCAAGAGGAAGATGAGCTGCCCCCTGAGAAGCTTGCAATTGCAAATGTGGGTAGACAAGATGCCAAGAAGCACCTCGAAGAACATGTCTCCAATTTGATGTCTTCTAACATCGTTCAAACTCTTGGAATGATGCTTGACACTGTTGTCTTCTAG